Genomic window (Paenibacillus sp. 37):
GCTTCTTCAACGAACAGAAGAGATATTGGATGAGTTAGCCACTCGAATGAAGGATGATTCATCAGAGTAAGATGTTTTTTATTGATCATTTAGGTTAAATGTTTGATTTATCTGTGTTAGTAGGTGTACATTTTGAAAAGAGTAATTGCTATCGCGTTTTTCATATTATCTATATTGGAATTGGTTACTCTAATCCTAATTGGTAAAAGCATGATGATTGGGTATATGGAACCGAGTACGTTTAGCGGAATAATTTCATTCCCACTAGGCGCTACGTACCTCTCGATCTGGATGCTCTTTTCACGGCAAGAGTTTACCGGAGGACGAGTCGCGGCACAGATCAGTTTTACAGCGGCATTGTTGACGGGGTGCCCGTTGGTGTGTTTATGGATTGTTTTCTATTAAATCAAGAGATTAAGAAGATTTCCTTTGAGTTAGGACATATGAAGTACGTTGTTGGAAATATTGTTATGGTGAGAAAGGAAAAATCAGGATGTTAGAAGGATGTATATACACCAAGCTTCTGCTAACATGGTAAAATCCTAATTTTAACGGCGGAGAATGATATGAGTACAATTAAAGTAACACCAGAGCGGCTGCTGCATGTATCCAGACAGATCGAGCAGGGTAGGCAGCAGTTGGAGGGTATACGTAATGACCTGACCGCACGGATCGGATTCATCCAGTCTCAGTGGGCGGGAGCAACGCAAGAACGATTTTTCTATGATTTTCAGCAGTCACGTTCAGTACTTGATCGAGCACTGGAAAGTATGGTTAAGTCATCCCAAGATCTGTTCGCGATTGCCGAGAGATTCGAACAAGCAGATCAGGAACAGGTGAGCTTGGGAGCCGTTGCTGGGCAGATTGCTGCCCACACAATGATGAATCATAATATAGGTAACACAGAAGAACAAAGACGAATGGTATATAATCCTTTGTTTGGAGTTAACATGCCCGCAAGTGAAGCGGAGGATGGTATGCCAGGGCAAAAGGAGTTTGTTAAGTACTGGGAACAGGGTGGCACCTATGAAGAAATGAGAGCTGGACCGAAGCAAACGGAGTCTAGTGGTGGGGATATATATGATGAACAGATCAGCGCATTTAAGGAAGGTCATCATCCCGTAACTGGAGAATCCATACCGGCTTGGCAAGCAGCAGTTTCTATAGGAAGTTTACAGACTGCTAAGCTCGTATTGGCTTTTACTGGAATGTATAATAGAGGGTATAAGGTTCCGAAAGAAGGATTAGGATTCCCAAAAGGTATGATTGGTGGAAGAATTACAGTAAGTAATGAAAGAATTCACCATGCTTCACTTGGAGATTTTAATTCTAAAAATAGATTAATCAATGGTGGTCACGGTCAAGATAATATTAATTACCTACTTAAAAATAAGATCCCATTTAACATTACTAAAGAATATGAGAATGGTGTACGGGTTGGTAATATACCTAATCACAAAAATAAAGCAAAGCGAAGTGGAGAGGGCCAAGCATGGTTCCCTAAGGAGTGGACATCGGAAGATATCAAAAAGTCAGGTGAGCATGTAGCAAATCTGCCTGAGAATAGAGTTAAGGGTGACGGTGAATGGATGTTTGGAAACTATAATAACGTTAGAGTAGGCGTAATCAAGAACGATGGACAGATCGGAACGATTACTCCAGATAACTCAAGACAACCGTGAGGAGAGCAAACCATGGTAGACTACAGTGAAAAAGTTATCTCATTAGTAAAGAAGAGAAAAGATCTACACCCCGACGATCCTGCTATTCAAACGATATGGAATGAGATGGTAGACATTCTAAAAGAGAATGAACAGAGTGCCATATCATTTCTAAATCAATGTGGAGAAAAAGATTTATATTGGCTGAGTGAGATATTTGAAGATCTATCTTCTGAATTTCAAAGTCGAGCATTTATAGATTGTCTTCTTCAATTACAAAAGAAGTATCCTGATCTGGATATGGAGCAGGATATAGAATATGCGATTCAATCCATTGAGGATTAATAAAAAAATAAGCCTATTTCAACTCCTATACGGAGTAGTCATGGGCTATTTTTATCTCCTCAATCCATCCCAACTACTTTACAAAATCCACCCATTCCTTCTCATAGCAAATGGTATACTGGCAAAAAGAGAGATTCTGGCGCATAGCCTGAAGGCCCTCACTGCGGAAAGGATGTTATACCACATGTCTACATACAACAAATTGTGGCGAAGTATGGGCACTTCTTTTCACCCGAAAGCTTATCTGTTCGATGCCGATTGTATAAGAACCATAATCGCTTGATGCAAAAACCTCAAAAAATCCTCATCGCCAAACTGATCAAAATAACCCGCATAGCGGCGATCCGTCATATAGGCTTCTGCAATACATCTCAGAATCTCAGCATCACAGACCATAAATTGCTCCAGACAATTCTTCCATTCTCCCACTAACTTTTGTACCTCACCAGAATCAGGGGACAGATCCTGATGCTTCGCCAACTCCCGAAATACCTGCTCCATATTAACCGAAAACTGCTGGTAGGCTTTTTCTTGCTCTTCCGCAGACAGCTCGCTCACATTTGCTTCGAATTCCTGATATTTCTCGGTATCTCCGTAGATGAACTTTGCCTCAGATTCATATTGCTCTTGAATGGACAGGATGGAAGAGCCGTCAAACAGATGAAGGTGAGAGATATCCTTCCCATCCACATACTCGTCCAACTGGTCGATGATGGTTTCGAGTTTTTGTTTGCGTTGAACGAGTGTACTGCGGTGCTCTCTTAAGATCTCTTTTTGTTCACCTTTCGAAAGCTGCATCATGGCTGCAATTTCTGTTAAGGAGAAATTCATTTCTTTGAACAACAGAATCATTTGCAGATTCCCGAGTGCCTCTTGATCGTAATACCGATAGCCATTGTCCTCGACTTTGCTCGGTTTTAGGAGATCCGTTTTATCGTAATAATGTAATGCTCGTTTGGTGATGCCTGTGATCTGAATAATATCTTTAACGGTGAAATAGGGTGTCTTCATTCCAAAAGTCCTTTGTTTCAGCAAGGATGACACTTGCCGGAGTGATGGTTGCTTCGGTAATCGGTGTACCTGTTTTGTTCAGATAATATTGGATTAAGTGATAACCGCAGGCATAACCAGCCGCATAGGGCATACCTACGGGCGTGAAATTTTGCAGTGTGGCAAGTTCATCGCCGTATAGATACGGATTAATTTGATCAAAACCTGTGACATGCAGCTGGTCTTTCATCTTCGGTTTGATTACGTTGTTCAAAGTCTCCATATCCGTTTTGGCTACCCAGGGGCCTAGCAACTCTTCTCCATACAGGGATGTCGCAAAGCTCTCAGCCAGCCCCTCGCTAACAACCATCTCGCCAAGCGTAATCTGTGGATTCCACTGGATATATTGGTACCTCACATTATGATTGCATTCATGGGCTAACACGGATTGCATACGAGGTAGAGTATATCTATTTGGAATCAGGTTCGCAATAATGTAACCGGGGATTCCACCGTCTCCGCTGATACCTTCGTTCATGGTCAGTGAAGGGCTATTCTTATCACCCAATAAAATGGTATATAGATATTCGGAGACCGATAGCTCAATCCCGTGCTCTATAAAGGTGGATAGACTCGTATGAACAGCTTCATGACACTGTTGCCAAAATGCTTCAGACGAGATCGCTGCTAACGATTCGTTAATCTCAGGTGTGATATCTGCGGGAGCGATATTCATAAAGTTATTCATCATGATCACATCGAAGCCATTAGGCTCATGAGAACGAAACGGGATCTGTTGAATGTTCCATTTGTTCATAAAAGGACCCATCATACGCTCGCGGTATAACTCCAATTTCTCATCGGGTGCAGCCTGGATGATCTCTTCATAGATTAGATCTGAACGTAACGCGGTAATCTTCATACCTGATCTCTCCTTTTTATTCGCTTGAGATCATTATCAAGTATGACCTAACGTAACAGTCAAGCGTTGATGTTGCGCTGCTGGCTCTCTGCATGATTCTTCATCTTCATCGTGAATACTAGCGCAGACAGGATATAGATTAGGCTTAACAAGAGATAAGGGAGTTGCAACGAGAATACGCGATCGAACGTCGTTTCACTAACCCGCACCAATAATCCGCCGAGAAGCGTACCGATGGCACTAATGCCAAAGGACAGAAAGCGAAACACACTTCCGACCCGGCCTAGCATCTCATTAGGAACGGAACGTTGCAGGATGGAGGAGCGGGTAACATTGTAGACAATAATGAAAAATGCAGCACAGAAGTACAGACCACCTACCATATATGCATTTGTGGTTAGACCCACGACACCGTAGATGATTCCCATGCACAGAATGGAGGAGATAATTAATTGTTTTGTACTCCATTTCTTGCGCATATATGCAACAGCCTGGCTTCCCACAATGCTGCCGATGGTTGCGATGGAGATGAGCATACCGAATGCAAAAGCATCCAACTGAAGCACATCTCGTACAAAGAAGATCTGAGTAGCCAGGATGATCGAATACATCAGCGTAATGGTGACGGACAGAATGGCTAGACCACGCAGAAAACGATCATGATAGACATATTGAATACCGGACCACATCTCGCGTTTCCAATTCTTCATTGGGCGAACTTCCTTCTTGGTTGTTTCGGTATCCCCCGGGAAGAAGTTTCCCTTCAAACTGATCAAAAAGAGCAGAGCAATAACAGCTGTTACAGCGTCTATGGCAAAAGGAAACACAATATGCAGGGTGATGATGAACCCTCCCAGAGCAACGCCCAGAATATCACTTGTAATTAACTGTCCTGCGGTGAACTGCCCATTCGCTTTCTCCAACTTACTTTCATCTACAAGTTGTGGGATGACCGTATGCACCGTACTGTCGAATACGACCCGGCTAAGGCCGATCCCGAACATGAACAGAGCCAGAATCGGAATGCTCACCCATCCTCCCCAGATACATAACGTCAGAGCAAGCAGAAGAATCATTCGTGTAAAACCAGCCCCAATCAGCATATGTTTGCGTGAGTAACGGTCGATGAGAACACCCACGGGCAGACTGAAGAGAAGCCATGGTAAACGAAGTGCCGTCATGGTGACAGAGGCATACAGCGTATCGCTTGTAAGTGTGGATATGAGCCAAGGAACCGCAGCAAGCGTGAGTCCATCACCCAAAAATGTCAGCGAAAATGCACCGAATAACTTGGTATAGTTCGACTTGATTTTCATCGTTCCCTCCACGAATAAGATGAATAGCATAGCTACAATAAGAATGGGAAATAATGTGTTTTCACTTAATAACAATGTAAGTTATTGCAAAATGGATTTCAATCCTATTTTTACAATAAATAACTTCACAAAACGCTTACAAACTTTCAATTCTACCCTACCTTTTCCGCTGTGAAGCTGAGATAATGGGAGAGGAATAAGGCATGAAACAGATGCGACAACGATGTTCACCAACAGCCCAAAAATAAAAGCTGCACATCCATAGGAGGATTATTAATGACGACACAACCATTGAATCTGATCCAATCCACGGAGGGCCAATCGTTACTAGCCCAGATGTATGGAGAATCACAAGTAGCGGAACAGACTGCACGTTACACGAAGTTGAACGCCACGTTCGAAGAGTACTTTGGCGCACAAGAAGGAAGCAAGTTGTTCAGCGCATCAGGACGCAGCGAGATTGGCGGCAATCACACAGATCATAACCATGGTAAAGTGCTGGCGGGCAGCATTACGCTGGATACGATTGCACTGGCAGCACCAACTGCGGAGTCGGTTATTACCTTTTACTCAGAAGGCTATGACAAGAAGTATGTAATCGATCTCACGGACCTCACGCCAAATACGGAAGACGATGGCACAACAGCATTGATTCGCGGTATGGCTGCGGGATTTGGGGAATTCGGATATAAGGTAGGCGGCTTCCAGGCGTACCTGTCAAGTAACGTGTTCTCGGCATCTGGGGTGAGTTCTTCGGCGTCATTCGAGATGTTGATCTGTACGATTTTGAATCACTTCTATAATGATGGAACACTGGATGTTGTGACCTTGGCCAAAATCGGTCAGTATGCGGAGAACCATTATTGGAATAAACCTTCCGGTCTGCTGGATCAGATGGCTTGTGCGTACGGCGGACTGATTGCCATTGATTTTGAAAATCCTGCACAGCCGGTTATCGAGCCAGTTCAGTGGGATTTCCAACAGAATGGTTACTCATTGGTCATTGTGAATACAGGTGGCAACCACGCCGATCTGACGGAAGATTACGCGGCTGTGCCCAATGAGATGAGAGCGGTTGCTCAGGCGCTGGGCAGTGAGTATGTTCGGGAAATTACGGCAGACGCAATCTACGCCAATCTCAAGAAGGTTCGTGAAGCGGCTGGGGATCGTGCCGTGCTGCGCGCGCTTCATTTCCTGGAGGAAAATAATCGTGTCGATGGTGAGGTTCAGGCGTTGCGAGATGGACGTTTTGCTGATTTCCTGAAACTGATTACCGCATCCGGTAACTCGTCATGGAAGTGGCTGCAGAATGTATATCAGAGTGGTGCTGTGAAGGAGCAAGAGATTGGCATCGCGCTGGCACTGACCGAGAATTATCTGCAAAACCTGGGTGACGGCGCTTGTCGTA
Coding sequences:
- a CDS encoding DUF2268 domain-containing protein, producing the protein MKITALRSDLIYEEIIQAAPDEKLELYRERMMGPFMNKWNIQQIPFRSHEPNGFDVIMMNNFMNIAPADITPEINESLAAISSEAFWQQCHEAVHTSLSTFIEHGIELSVSEYLYTILLGDKNSPSLTMNEGISGDGGIPGYIIANLIPNRYTLPRMQSVLAHECNHNVRYQYIQWNPQITLGEMVVSEGLAESFATSLYGEELLGPWVAKTDMETLNNVIKPKMKDQLHVTGFDQINPYLYGDELATLQNFTPVGMPYAAGYACGYHLIQYYLNKTGTPITEATITPASVILAETKDFWNEDTLFHR
- a CDS encoding MFS transporter → MKIKSNYTKLFGAFSLTFLGDGLTLAAVPWLISTLTSDTLYASVTMTALRLPWLLFSLPVGVLIDRYSRKHMLIGAGFTRMILLLALTLCIWGGWVSIPILALFMFGIGLSRVVFDSTVHTVIPQLVDESKLEKANGQFTAGQLITSDILGVALGGFIITLHIVFPFAIDAVTAVIALLFLISLKGNFFPGDTETTKKEVRPMKNWKREMWSGIQYVYHDRFLRGLAILSVTITLMYSIILATQIFFVRDVLQLDAFAFGMLISIATIGSIVGSQAVAYMRKKWSTKQLIISSILCMGIIYGVVGLTTNAYMVGGLYFCAAFFIIVYNVTRSSILQRSVPNEMLGRVGSVFRFLSFGISAIGTLLGGLLVRVSETTFDRVFSLQLPYLLLSLIYILSALVFTMKMKNHAESQQRNINA
- a CDS encoding galactokinase gives rise to the protein MTTQPLNLIQSTEGQSLLAQMYGESQVAEQTARYTKLNATFEEYFGAQEGSKLFSASGRSEIGGNHTDHNHGKVLAGSITLDTIALAAPTAESVITFYSEGYDKKYVIDLTDLTPNTEDDGTTALIRGMAAGFGEFGYKVGGFQAYLSSNVFSASGVSSSASFEMLICTILNHFYNDGTLDVVTLAKIGQYAENHYWNKPSGLLDQMACAYGGLIAIDFENPAQPVIEPVQWDFQQNGYSLVIVNTGGNHADLTEDYAAVPNEMRAVAQALGSEYVREITADAIYANLKKVREAAGDRAVLRALHFLEENNRVDGEVQALRDGRFADFLKLITASGNSSWKWLQNVYQSGAVKEQEIGIALALTENYLQNLGDGACRIHGGGFAGVILTILPNEKVEEYMSWMHDMLDTPIIVVNVRAQGAVCLNTLIA
- a CDS encoding WXG100 family type VII secretion target — translated: MSTIKVTPERLLHVSRQIEQGRQQLEGIRNDLTARIGFIQSQWAGATQERFFYDFQQSRSVLDRALESMVKSSQDLFAIAERFEQADQEQVSLGAVAGQIAAHTMMNHNIGNTEEQRRMVYNPLFGVNMPASEAEDGMPGQKEFVKYWEQGGTYEEMRAGPKQTESSGGDIYDEQISAFKEGHHPVTGESIPAWQAAVSIGSLQTAKLVLAFTGMYNRGYKVPKEGLGFPKGMIGGRITVSNERIHHASLGDFNSKNRLINGGHGQDNINYLLKNKIPFNITKEYENGVRVGNIPNHKNKAKRSGEGQAWFPKEWTSEDIKKSGEHVANLPENRVKGDGEWMFGNYNNVRVGVIKNDGQIGTITPDNSRQP
- a CDS encoding MerR family transcriptional regulator, which translates into the protein MKTPYFTVKDIIQITGITKRALHYYDKTDLLKPSKVEDNGYRYYDQEALGNLQMILLFKEMNFSLTEIAAMMQLSKGEQKEILREHRSTLVQRKQKLETIIDQLDEYVDGKDISHLHLFDGSSILSIQEQYESEAKFIYGDTEKYQEFEANVSELSAEEQEKAYQQFSVNMEQVFRELAKHQDLSPDSGEVQKLVGEWKNCLEQFMVCDAEILRCIAEAYMTDRRYAGYFDQFGDEDFLRFLHQAIMVLIQSASNR